The following nucleotide sequence is from Gemmatimonadota bacterium.
CCACCGGGCGGGCGAACCCACGCGCGAGGTGCCGGGCAGCCAGCCAGGCCAGCAGGGCCACCGCCGCCGCGAGGGCCAGCGCGAGGAGGGGCAGGCGGTCGAGGGCGCGGCCAGCCACCGCAGCATACAAGCGAGACATGTCGCGGGAGCGCAGGAGCGCGCTCCGGTGCGTCTCCACGGCTCGGGTCAGCTCCGACGGGAAGGGCGCCTCGGCCGGCCAGGTGCGCTCCAGCGCGTCCACGAGACCCAGGCCCGACCCGGCGACGGCCGCCCAGGGTCCTGCCGAGCCCGATCGCTCGAATACGTCCGCCAGGGCCCAGGCCCCGGCGGCCACGGCCAGGGCGGTCGGCACGAGCGCGACGACGAGCAACGTGAGGAAGATCCTCTGTTCGAAGCGGCGGGGCCTCGCCATCGGTGCCTCGGACGGCTGGGGGAGTACGAACGCGACCCGGCTATGATGGGGGAAGCAGGGCGGGAGGTGCACCGGGTCCCCATGCGAGCCCAGAGGGTGCGGACCGCAGGGCGGGCGGCGCGGGGCCGCCTCAGCGCCACACCGCGTCGGTGACCCTCGCCGTGAAGAAGCGGAACTCCTCCGCCTTCCCCAACCGCCAGCCGGCTTCAAGCCGCGTGGGGATGGTGTACCCGCCGAAGTCACGATCGTCGGACAGCTCGGTGGCGAAGGGCAGCGGACCCACGGGCCCGTTCTTCGGATCGCTGTTCCAGCGCAGGAAGTCCACCCGCGCCAGGCTCCCGTCCGGCCGGACGGTGAGTGTGAGGGTCAGCGCCTCGTGGCCGTCGTCCACGCGCACACGCACCCTCTCGTCGTCCACCGCGTCCCAGCGCGCGCCTCGGGCCGGCAGCAGCACCGTCGGAACAAAGATGGACTCGCCGAGCAAGCGTCCCGCAGCCGAGCGATCGAGGTCGGGGCCCGAGGCGCGCACGATCGGCACCATACCGGCCAACCACCACCGCATCTCCCCCCTTCCGTCCACGTAGAGGTCGTAGCCGCGGATCGACACGGGTCCCATCCGCACGCGTGCCCGCCAGACGTACCCGCGCGTCGGATCCAGACGCTCCTCGGACGTCATGGTCAGCGGATCGCCATCACGCGCGAGGCGGAGGGTGCCGGGGAGCGTGAGGGTCACCGAGGACGCCAGCGGAGTCCCTGGCGCGACGGAGTGCAGGAGCCAACGGCGGGCCGGCTCCGGCAGACCCTCGACCATCGAGACGTCGAAGACCTGCGGGGACGCATGGCCATCCAGCGCATCCCACGCCCGAGCCGCCTGTCCTTCGCGCAGGAGGCGCAGGGCGACGCCGAGCGCGGTGGCGGCGCCGAGAACTCCGACGAACCCGACCAGCCCTCGGGTCACGGCGGGCCCCCGTCCGCGCCGGACCCTGCGAAGCCCACCCGCTCCACCAGCGTCCGGAACCGTGGATGGCTCCGCAATCCGACCAGTTGCGGGTCCACCTCGAGAAAGACGAGCGAGTGGGAGCGCTCGTCGTAGGCTCGCTCCAGCCAGCGGAGCGCTTCCTCGGGCTGCCCGAGGGCCTCGTACACCTTGGCGATCTCGAAGGTGGGCGCGTATCCACGCGCGTGCTCGGCCTCCAGGTCGGCGAGCAGCGTTTGCGCCTCCGCACGCCGACCGGCCTTGGCCAGGCCGCGTGCGAGCGCGGCGCGTGCGATCCCGGTGGGCGAACGCTTCGTCGCGAGACGCAGCGCCTCCAGGGAGGCGGCGGTGCGTCCGAGCTCCTCGAGCACCATCCCCCGCCACAGGTAGACGAGTTCGAAGTCCGGGTCGAGCTCTGCGACGCTGGCGAGCTGGGCCAGCGCGCGTTCGTGCTCACCGGCGTAGTAGAGCACCCAGCCCAGCGCCGAATTGGCGATCAACGAGAGGGGATCGAGCTCCTGCGCAATGCGCATCTCGCGCTCCGCCTCTCCGAACCGCCCCTGGGCGTAGAGCAGGTTCGCATACCACTGATGGGCGGTGCTGTACCCGGGGCCCAGCTCGATCGAGCGTTGGAAGGCGCGCTCGGCGGCAGCACCGTCCCACTCGTGGTAGAGCGCAACGTACCCGAGCGTCGCCCACGGCTCGGGCAGGTCCGGATCCAGCGCGAGCGCTCGCTGCGCCGACGCCGCAGCGGAGGGAAAGGCCTCGGAGGGCGGCAGGTAGTCGTAGAACCCGAGGACCGCACGCGCATCCCCCAGTCCCGCGTGCGCACGTGCGTAGGTCGGCGCCAGCGCGACCGCGCGTTCGAAGTGGTCCACGGCGGCCAGGAGACTCGGCTGCGTGCGCCGGTGCCATTCGAAGCGACCGGCCAGATAGGCGTTGTAGGCGGTGGGGTCGGCCTCGGGCGGCGGAGCGGCCGGAGGAGCGATCGCGCTCCCGACGAGGCGCGCGACCGTCGCCCGCGCGATCTGGTCCTGCAGCGCGAAGGCGTCTGCCTCCGCGCGCTCGTAGGTCTCCGCCCACAACTGGAAGCCGTCGGTCGCGTCGATGAGCTGGACCGCGATGCGCAGGCGGCCTCCCTCTCGCCGCACGCTCCCGTCCAGGACCGCATCCACGCCCAGCTGGGCTCCGAGGGCGCGCGCGTCCACCCCGCGCCCCTTGAAGGCGAAGGACGTGGTGCGGCCGATCACCCGCAGCCCCGGCACCGTCGACAGGCGCGTGATGATCTCGTCCGTCAGACCGTCGGCGAACCACTCGCCCTCGGGATCGGGGCTGAGGTCGGACAGCGGCAGCACGACCAGCGACAATGGGAGCCGGGCTTCGATCGACGTGGGGCCGACGGGCGCGGGCGCGGAGCGGCCACTCCACCAGACCGCGACCGCCGCTCCGACGGCGAGCAGCGCCAGGACGGGGGCGACGCCGCGAAGGGGGGACCTCGCGGCAGGGGCGCGCTCCGCAATGGGGGCGGGCGGCTCCGCGCGCGCAGGCGCCGGGGCGTCCCGGGTCTCGCCCCCCGCGGACGGGCGGTCCGGAGCATCCGGGTCCGTCCGGACCCCCTCCGTCCCCGGCCGCTCCTCCGGTGCCGGACCCTCCTGAGCGGGCGAAGCCGGAGCGATCCGCAACGCCGCGACGAGGCGCGCCACCTCCGGATCGGGCTCGAGGCCCAGGTCCTCGCGGACCAGCGTGCTGTGCATTGCGGCGTGCTGCACGGCTGCGGCGCGGTCACCGGCGGCGGCCAGACTCTCCATGATCCGCAGCGCCACGCGCGAGCTGTAGGGGTCGAGGGCACCGCGTTGACGCCACCAGATCGCTGCGGAGGCCGGGTCGTCTGCTGCGCCCTCGGCGAGCCCCTCGAGCGCCTGGCCGAGCTCCCGCGTGAGGCGCTGCCGCTCCGCGTCGACCCAGCGATCGAACTCGACGGCGCCCGGAATGCCGAACCCCTCCAGGAAGGGTGCCGCGTGCACCGCCACCGCCTCCCGCAGATCACCGCGCGCGAGGGCCGCCCGGAAGCGAGCGACGTCGGAATCGATGCGGTCGGGATCGAGACGCAGGCTCTCCCCCTCGGTGCGCACGCCTTCTCCGCCCACCGCCTGGTTGACGCGGTACACCGAATCCGAGAGCAGCCGCCGCCCCTGATCCGGGCCGGCGTCGGGCCACAGCAGGCCACTGACCCGCTCGCGAGCCACACCGCGATCCGTCGCGAGCGCGAGGATCGCCAGGAGGCCGAGCCGGTGCCGCTGCGTGGCCCGTCCCTCCACCCGCCCCTCCGGCCCCTCCAGGGACGGACTCCCGAACAGCTTGAGCCTGAACACGTTGGACGTAGGCGACACTGCGGCGATCAGGAGGCGAGGGAGCGGCGAACCTGGTTCGCAATGTTCGCCGTGCACGCCCCGGCAGCAACCGGACCGCTGCCGGGACTCCACGACCGAGGACCCTGGAGGAAACCATGCCGCACCTCATGCGGGCCTTCCGATCCGCTTCCGTCCTGGCCTTGCTGGCCGCCGTCGGCTGCGCCGAAGACCTCACGCCCCCCGCCGCGGTGGAGGCGCCGCTCGCTCCGGTCGCCGCCGATGCCTCCCACGCGTCCCCCGGACACGCGGCGGCCTCGTCGACTCCCGCCGTTCGCGCCTGGCTGCGGGACCTTCGGCGGGCCACCGCGCCCTACCGGCGCTTCCGCAACGCGGTCGCCGCCGGATACGGCACCGCCATCACCGGCTGCATGGAGTCCGACGCCGGCGGGATGGGCTTCCACTACGGCGACCCGACCCGACTGGACGACGTGGTGGAGCCGCTGCGGCCGGAGCTGCTGCTCTACGTGCCGGGTCCGGGCGGCGACCTGCGGTTTGTCGCAGTCGAGTATGCGGTGCCGTTCACGGCGTGGAGCGCGCCCCATCCACCCGAGATCGCCGGCGTGCCCTTCCATCGCAACGAAACGTTCGGGCTCTGGATCCTGCATGCGTGGGTGGGACAGTCCAACCCCGCGGGCATCCTCATGGATTGGAACCCGACCGTCTCCTGCCGCTGGGCCCACTGATCCGTCCCCACCCGAGGAGCAATCCCATGCCACGCTACGTGATCGAACGCGACCTGCCCGGCGCCGGAGCGCTGGGCCCCGACCAGCTCGCCGGCATCTCCCGCAAGTCCTGCGAGGTGGTGGACGCGATGGAGCCGCAGATCCAGTGGGTGCACAGCTACGTGACGGACGACCGCATCTACTGTGTCTATGTGGCGCCCGACGAGGCCGCGGTGCGCGAACACGCGCGCAGGGGCGGCTTCCCCGCCACGCGCGTGAGCGAGGTGCGGGCGGTGATCGACCCGGTGACCGCAGAGTAGGAAGCGTAGAAGGAGCGTGGCCCGGGCACCCGCTCGGGCCACGCCTCCCCCCGAGTCGGCCCGTCCCCATCCCGCTACGGATGAACCGATCGTGCACGCACCGTGCGGGTGAAACACCGAAGGGCGCTGCGGAAACCGGCGGGGACAGGCGCGCCAAGCCATCGGCGCTCGGCATGGGCGTTGCTCCTCTACCTCGCAGGTCCGTGAACCCAGGGTAGACGAACGCCTGTGCGCGTCGCCCGGTCGCAGGACCGCATCAAGGAACGAGCGAAGCGCCCGGATGTCGCAGTTGCGGCTCCCCCGTATCCGATCTCGCGACGCCACTGTTGCCTCTCGACGCAGGGGGTCATCCCATGCTCGGACTCGCCATCACCCTCGCCGTGATCGCGCTCATCGCCGCGGTCCTCGGATTCGGCGGTATCGCAGGAGCCTCTGCCGGCCTCGCCAAGATCGTCTTCTTCGTATTCCTGGTCCTGGCCATCCTCGCGTTCCTCTTCTGAGGAAGTAGCGCCGTGGACCAATCGTGGACTTCCAGACCGGAGGGATCTGTGCGACAGACCATGTGGGTATTCCTGGCCGCAATGACCGCGCTGGGGTGTGAGGTGGATCAGACCCAGCAGGGCGAGCTTCCAGACGTGGACGTGGACGTCGAGGAAGGGGCCTTGCCCGAATACGACGTCGAGTGGGCCGACGTGGACGTCGGCACCACGGAACGCACGGTGACGGTGCCCAAGTTGGTCGTGGTGATGGAAGAAGAGACGGTGAGTGTGCCGGTCATCGATGTCTCCATGCCCGAGGGAGATGATCGCGAGATCGTGGAACGGACCCTGACGGTGGAGACCGAGGTTCCGCATGCCGGCTACGATCTCAGCATCGAGCACGTCTTCGCGGAAGAGAATCGTGTGCACGTGATCGCTCGACTCACCGAGAATCGCACGGACGCCCCGCCGCAACAGGTGCGGGTATCGGATCGCCTGGTGATCAATGCGCCGGACACCGACGTCCGCTACTACATCGTGGGCGCGCGCCCGGAGGGCGTGCACAACGACCAATACGAGTTCATCGACACCGTCGATGCCCTACCCATGGATATCCGGGACGCCCGCGAGATCTACAGCGCGCCTTCCTGAGCGACGTCGCCTTCCTGGATGACCTCGTCCATCGGCTGCGGTCCGCCCTCCCCATCGGAGGGCGGCCGGGCAGCCCCCTCACGCTTCAAGAACAGGACGGTCAGCGGAGGCAGATCCAGCTCCAGGAACTGATCCCGACCGTGGAGCGGCTCGGGCACGGTGTGGAAGACGTCGGCTCCCAGCCGACCGCCACCACCGTGCTCGGGCGCGTCCGAATCCAGCAGCACCTCGTACCGGCCCGGGTGCGGCACCGCCAGGCGATACCCCTTCCACGTGACCGGCGTGAGGTTGACCACCACCACCACGGACTCCTCCCAGTCGCGGGACCAGCGGACGAAGGAGATCGTGGAGCGCTCGGCGTCGTGCACGTCCAGCCACTCGAACCCTTCGGGCACGGTATCCCATTCGTGCAGCGCCCGCTCCTCACGGTAGGCGCGATTGAGCGCCCCGACCCAGTTCTGCAGCCGTCGGTGGAGCGGCTGCTCCAGGAGGGGCCAGTCCAGCTCCCCTTCGAAGTCCCACTCGCGCCACGTGCCGAGCTCGCCCCCCATGAACAGCAGCTTCCGGCCGGGATGGGCCCACATGTAGCCGAACAGCACGCGCAGCGTGGCGTGCTTGTCCAGCGGACCACCCGGCATCTTTGAAAGGAGCGAGCCCTTCATGTGCACGACCTCGTCGTGCGACAGCGGGAGGAGGAAGCGCTCGGCGAACGCGTAGACGAGCGAGAAGGTGAAGCGGTGATGCAAGCCCTTCCGGAAGAGCGGGTCGGCCTGGAATACCTCCAGGGTGTCGTGCATCCACCCCATGTTCCACTTCACGTCGAACCCCAGACCGCCCCGGTCCAGCCCGTGCGTCACGCCGGGCCAAGCGGTCGACTCCTCCGCACACACGAGGACATCCGGGTGGTCGTGGTGGATACGGCCGTTCAACTCCTCGAGGAACGCGACCGCCTCCAGGTTCTCGCGTCCTCCCCGCACGTTGGGCTCCCACTGGCCCTCCTCACGGGAGTAGTCCAGGTAGAGCATGGAGGCCACGGCGTCGAGCCGGAGCCCGTCGATGTGGAAGTTTTCGATCCAATGCAGGGCTGACGAGATCAGGAAGGCCCGCACCTCGTCACGCGCGTAGTTGAAGATGAAGGTGCGCCAGTCCGGATGGACGCCCTTGCGCGGATCGGCGTGCTCGTAGAGGTGGGTGCCGTCGAAGACACCGAGGCCGTGCGCGTCGGTGGGAAAGTGCGCGGGAACCCAATCCAGGATGACGCCCAGCCCCAAGCCGTGGGCCCGGTCCACAAACGCGCGGAAGTCGTCGGGGCTGCCATGACGCGCCGTCGGTGCGAAGTACCCGAGCGTCTGATAGCCCCAGCTCATGTCGAGGGGGTGCTCGGTGATGGGCATGAGCTCGACGTGGGTGAAGCCCAGGTCACGGACGTACGGCAGTAGCGTATCGGCGAGCTCACGATAGGAGAGCCACCCCGGCTCGCCGTCCCGGGGCCGCGCCCCCGGCCGTCGACGCCAGGACGCCAGGTGGACCTCGTAGATCGAGACGGCCGCGCCGTCGGCATGCCGGTCCGGTCGCAGCGCGAGCCACTCCGCATCCGACCAGACATGGCCCGACGGCGCCACCACCACGGAGGCCGTGGCTGGCCGCACCTCCATCCCGAAGCCGACGGGATCCGCCTTGAGGATGTCCCCCGTCCGGAAGCGGCTGCGCAACGCGTACTTGTAGACCGCACCGGGACGGACCCCCGGCAGGAAGATCTCCCAGACGCCGCTCGGCGTGCGGTGCCGCATGGGGTGGAGGGTGGGATTCCATCCATTGAAGTCCCCGACGACGCTGACGCGCTCCGCGGTGGGCGCCCAGACCGCGAAGCGCACCCCCTGCACCCCGCCCAGCTCCACCACGTGGGCACCGAGCACCTGGTGGATCCGGCCGTCCGTGCGCTTGATCCGGTCCAACTCCTCGTCCGGGAGGACGGGGCCGAACCGGTAGGGGTCCTCCAACTCCACCGGGCCCGATCCGCCGTGCGCGATCAGGCGATAGCGGGGCGGCGTCGCTCCGCCGGGCACGCGGGATTGGAAGAGCCCGCGCTCGTCGGTCCGCACCATCTCCACCGACCCACCCGCGTGCACGAGCTCGAGGCGCGCGGCCCAGGGCAGCCACACGCGTACCACCCACCCCTCCCCTTCCCCCGAGACCGGGTGGGGGCCCAGCAGGGCAAAGGGATCGGCCAGCCGGCCCTGCGCCAGCGCGTCGACGAGATCACGGTCCAGGTCGTGCATCCGCGGAAGCTATCCACTCCGCATGCCTCGGCGCACCGGTTCGCCGTCCGGGCGCGAAACCCGTTACCTTCAGGCGTCGCTCACGCCACGAGCCGATCTACCATGGTCACGACCGTCCGCAGCAAGGCCGCGCCGCCCGCCGCACCCGCGATGAAGGGGGTCCCTCCCCTGGGCGCCGGAATCGTCCACCTGGTGGGGGAGTATTGGCCGTACGCCCGCACCGGGGGGTTGGCGGAAGCGGTGCGCGGGCTGGCGGAGCACCAGGCGGCATCGGACACGCCCACCTGGGTGTTCCTTCCCCTGTATCGCAGCGTCCAGCAGACCGGCGTGCAGCTGGAGCCGTTCGGAGACCCGTTCGACGTGCCGCTCGGCCCGCGCACGGAGGAGGCGCGCCTGTGGAAGGCCCCTTCGACGCCGGGCCATCCGACCGTGGTCTTCGTCTCCCACCCGCACTACTTCGACCGCCCCGGCCTGTACGGCGAAGACGGCGACTACCCGGACAACCACCGCCGCTTCGCGTTCTTCGTCAAAGCCGCCCTGCTCTCCATCCCGCGGCTCGGGGACCGGCGTTGGGTCGTCAACGCGCACGACTGGCACACCGCCCTGGCGCCCGTCCTGCTGCGCACCGAGCTGGCCGGGCAACCCGTGTTCGACGCCATGGCGACGGTCCTGTCCGTGCACAACGCAGGGTACCAGGGGCATTTCGCGCCTGAGACCCTCGTGGACCTGGGCCTGCCGCTGGACCTCTTCCACTGGGCCCGGATGGAGTGGTACGGACGGGTCAACTGGCTCAAGGGGGGCCTGGTCTACGCGGACTTCGCCGCCACGGTGAGCCCCACCCACGCCTACGAGCTGCGCACCCCCACCGGCGGATTCGGCCTGCACGACCAGTTCATCGCGTTGGGGGACCGTCTGGTCGGCATCCTGAACGGGATCGACCTGTCCATCTGGGATCCGGAGCACGACCCGGTGCTGCCCGGCCGGTTCACCAAGGACGCGCTCGAGGGAAAGGCGCTGTGCAAGGCCGACCTCCAGCGCGCCGCCGGCCTCCCGGAGGAGCCGCGCAAGCTGCTCGTGGGGATGACCGCGCGGCTCGCCCAACAGAAGGGGTTCGACATCCTCCTCGGGGACGGGCTCCTGTACCGGATCGACGCGCAGTTCGTCTTCGTCGGAGAAGGAGAGGCCCGGTACCGCAACGCCCTGGCAGAGGTGGCGGCCAACATCCCGGACCGGGTCGCCGTCCGGTTCGTCTTCACCGAGGAGCGCGAGCATCGGCTGCTGGCGGGCGCTGATGCGCTGCTCATGCCGTCGCTCTACGAGCCGTGCGGTCTCACCCAGATGCGCGCGCAGCGCTACGGTGCGTTGCCCATCGTACGGAGGGTCGGTGGCCTGTCCGACACCGTGGAGGACCAGGTGACCGGGTTCGTCTTCGACGAGTACTCCCCCGCCGGACTCGAACGGGCCATCCGGCGCGCCTTGGCCACGTACCAGGACGAGCGCGCCTGGAACAACCACATGCGGGAAGCCATGAGCCGGGACTTCGGTTGGGGTCGCTCCGCGATCCGCTACCTGGACCTGTACCGGCGGGCGCTCGCGGCGCACGCACGGGCGTCCTGACGCGCCTGGAGCTCGCCCTGGTGTGAGCACCCCCCGCCGTTCGGTCGTGCTGCACGGCCACTTCTACCAACCTCCGCGCGAAGACCCCTGGTTCGACGAGGTGGAGGCCCAGCCGTCCGCCGCACCGGACCACGACTGGAACGCGCGCATCGAGCGCGAGTGCTACCGGGCCGTGGTCGCCGCACGCATCCTCGACGGCGACGGCCGCATCGAGGGCGTGGTGAACACCCTCGAGCGGATCAGCTTCGACGTGGGGCCGACCCTGCTGCACTGGATGGAACGGCACGCGCCGGGCACCTATGCAGCCATCCTCGAAGCGGACCGCCGGAGCGTCGAGCGCCTGGGCCATGGCAACGCCATCGCCATGGCGTTCCATCATCCGATCCTCCCGCTCAGCGACCCCCGGGACCGCCTGAC
It contains:
- a CDS encoding DUF6544 family protein, which encodes MTRGLVGFVGVLGAATALGVALRLLREGQAARAWDALDGHASPQVFDVSMVEGLPEPARRWLLHSVAPGTPLASSVTLTLPGTLRLARDGDPLTMTSEERLDPTRGYVWRARVRMGPVSIRGYDLYVDGRGEMRWWLAGMVPIVRASGPDLDRSAAGRLLGESIFVPTVLLPARGARWDAVDDERVRVRVDDGHEALTLTLTVRPDGSLARVDFLRWNSDPKNGPVGPLPFATELSDDRDFGGYTIPTRLEAGWRLGKAEEFRFFTARVTDAVWR
- a CDS encoding BTAD domain-containing putative transcriptional regulator translates to MSPTSNVFRLKLFGSPSLEGPEGRVEGRATQRHRLGLLAILALATDRGVARERVSGLLWPDAGPDQGRRLLSDSVYRVNQAVGGEGVRTEGESLRLDPDRIDSDVARFRAALARGDLREAVAVHAAPFLEGFGIPGAVEFDRWVDAERQRLTRELGQALEGLAEGAADDPASAAIWWRQRGALDPYSSRVALRIMESLAAAGDRAAAVQHAAMHSTLVREDLGLEPDPEVARLVAALRIAPASPAQEGPAPEERPGTEGVRTDPDAPDRPSAGGETRDAPAPARAEPPAPIAERAPAARSPLRGVAPVLALLAVGAAVAVWWSGRSAPAPVGPTSIEARLPLSLVVLPLSDLSPDPEGEWFADGLTDEIITRLSTVPGLRVIGRTTSFAFKGRGVDARALGAQLGVDAVLDGSVRREGGRLRIAVQLIDATDGFQLWAETYERAEADAFALQDQIARATVARLVGSAIAPPAAPPPEADPTAYNAYLAGRFEWHRRTQPSLLAAVDHFERAVALAPTYARAHAGLGDARAVLGFYDYLPPSEAFPSAAASAQRALALDPDLPEPWATLGYVALYHEWDGAAAERAFQRSIELGPGYSTAHQWYANLLYAQGRFGEAEREMRIAQELDPLSLIANSALGWVLYYAGEHERALAQLASVAELDPDFELVYLWRGMVLEELGRTAASLEALRLATKRSPTGIARAALARGLAKAGRRAEAQTLLADLEAEHARGYAPTFEIAKVYEALGQPEEALRWLERAYDERSHSLVFLEVDPQLVGLRSHPRFRTLVERVGFAGSGADGGPP
- a CDS encoding DUF4242 domain-containing protein; the protein is MPRYVIERDLPGAGALGPDQLAGISRKSCEVVDAMEPQIQWVHSYVTDDRIYCVYVAPDEAAVREHARRGGFPATRVSEVRAVIDPVTAE
- a CDS encoding DUF1328 domain-containing protein, which encodes MLGLAITLAVIALIAAVLGFGGIAGASAGLAKIVFFVFLVLAILAFLF
- the glgB gene encoding 1,4-alpha-glucan branching protein GlgB — encoded protein: MHDLDRDLVDALAQGRLADPFALLGPHPVSGEGEGWVVRVWLPWAARLELVHAGGSVEMVRTDERGLFQSRVPGGATPPRYRLIAHGGSGPVELEDPYRFGPVLPDEELDRIKRTDGRIHQVLGAHVVELGGVQGVRFAVWAPTAERVSVVGDFNGWNPTLHPMRHRTPSGVWEIFLPGVRPGAVYKYALRSRFRTGDILKADPVGFGMEVRPATASVVVAPSGHVWSDAEWLALRPDRHADGAAVSIYEVHLASWRRRPGARPRDGEPGWLSYRELADTLLPYVRDLGFTHVELMPITEHPLDMSWGYQTLGYFAPTARHGSPDDFRAFVDRAHGLGLGVILDWVPAHFPTDAHGLGVFDGTHLYEHADPRKGVHPDWRTFIFNYARDEVRAFLISSALHWIENFHIDGLRLDAVASMLYLDYSREEGQWEPNVRGGRENLEAVAFLEELNGRIHHDHPDVLVCAEESTAWPGVTHGLDRGGLGFDVKWNMGWMHDTLEVFQADPLFRKGLHHRFTFSLVYAFAERFLLPLSHDEVVHMKGSLLSKMPGGPLDKHATLRVLFGYMWAHPGRKLLFMGGELGTWREWDFEGELDWPLLEQPLHRRLQNWVGALNRAYREERALHEWDTVPEGFEWLDVHDAERSTISFVRWSRDWEESVVVVVNLTPVTWKGYRLAVPHPGRYEVLLDSDAPEHGGGGRLGADVFHTVPEPLHGRDQFLELDLPPLTVLFLKREGAARPPSDGEGGPQPMDEVIQEGDVAQEGAL
- a CDS encoding glycogen/starch synthase — its product is MVTTVRSKAAPPAAPAMKGVPPLGAGIVHLVGEYWPYARTGGLAEAVRGLAEHQAASDTPTWVFLPLYRSVQQTGVQLEPFGDPFDVPLGPRTEEARLWKAPSTPGHPTVVFVSHPHYFDRPGLYGEDGDYPDNHRRFAFFVKAALLSIPRLGDRRWVVNAHDWHTALAPVLLRTELAGQPVFDAMATVLSVHNAGYQGHFAPETLVDLGLPLDLFHWARMEWYGRVNWLKGGLVYADFAATVSPTHAYELRTPTGGFGLHDQFIALGDRLVGILNGIDLSIWDPEHDPVLPGRFTKDALEGKALCKADLQRAAGLPEEPRKLLVGMTARLAQQKGFDILLGDGLLYRIDAQFVFVGEGEARYRNALAEVAANIPDRVAVRFVFTEEREHRLLAGADALLMPSLYEPCGLTQMRAQRYGALPIVRRVGGLSDTVEDQVTGFVFDEYSPAGLERAIRRALATYQDERAWNNHMREAMSRDFGWGRSAIRYLDLYRRALAAHARAS